From Desulfosalsimonas propionicica, the proteins below share one genomic window:
- a CDS encoding sigma-54 interaction domain-containing protein: MATRNDAFLFECPTILDSINDGVFTVDLGSRIMTFNRAAELITGINRTEAIGRFCYEVFRANICETGCFVQETLKTKKPIFNQPIHIIRADKKCIPISITTSLLKDGSGRVIGAVETFRDLSAEKELRQELRKQHSFDDIVSKNSQMLKLFGILPQIAESASTVLIEGASGTGKELVARAIHNHGLTHNGPFIAINCGALPDTLIESELFGYKAGAFTDARKDKPGRFAMARDGTIFLDEIGDVSPAFQVRLLRVLETKGYEPLGSNETIRTNARVVVASNRDLKELVLQQQFREDLYFRINVIRLKLPCLAERKEDIPLLADHFIEKLNHLAGRQIAGISREALATLLLYDWPGNIRELENAIEHAFVLCQEQVIQPGHLPDHLIPNVKSKTIPAAMTLRELEKRAIEEALTRNHWKKLATARELGIDKNTLRRKILHFDIRAQHHS; this comes from the coding sequence ATGGCAACCCGCAATGATGCCTTTTTGTTTGAATGCCCAACCATACTGGACAGCATCAACGATGGAGTGTTCACTGTGGATCTGGGCTCGCGGATCATGACATTCAATCGTGCGGCCGAACTGATCACCGGAATCAACCGGACGGAAGCCATCGGGAGGTTCTGCTACGAGGTTTTCCGGGCCAATATTTGTGAAACCGGATGCTTTGTGCAAGAAACATTGAAAACGAAAAAGCCGATTTTCAATCAGCCGATTCATATTATCCGCGCTGACAAAAAATGCATTCCCATCAGCATCACCACCTCTCTTCTCAAAGACGGCAGCGGTCGTGTTATCGGCGCTGTTGAAACCTTTCGGGACTTGTCGGCTGAAAAAGAACTGCGCCAGGAGTTGCGCAAACAGCATTCATTTGACGATATTGTCAGCAAAAACAGCCAAATGCTCAAATTGTTCGGCATTCTGCCGCAAATCGCGGAAAGTGCCAGCACGGTCCTGATCGAGGGAGCCAGCGGTACCGGCAAAGAACTCGTGGCTCGCGCCATCCACAACCACGGGCTGACCCACAACGGCCCTTTTATTGCCATCAACTGCGGCGCTTTGCCGGATACCCTGATCGAATCCGAACTGTTCGGTTATAAGGCAGGTGCGTTTACCGATGCCAGGAAAGACAAGCCGGGCCGGTTTGCAATGGCCCGGGACGGCACGATTTTTCTCGATGAAATCGGTGATGTTTCCCCGGCCTTCCAGGTTCGACTGCTTCGGGTCCTGGAAACCAAAGGCTATGAGCCCCTCGGTTCAAATGAAACCATCCGGACCAATGCCCGCGTGGTTGTCGCCAGCAACAGGGATTTAAAGGAGTTGGTACTGCAACAGCAATTCCGGGAAGACCTCTACTTCCGCATCAATGTCATCCGGCTGAAACTGCCGTGTCTGGCTGAACGCAAAGAGGATATCCCCCTGCTGGCTGATCACTTTATCGAAAAGTTAAACCATCTTGCCGGAAGACAAATCGCGGGCATTTCCCGGGAAGCCCTGGCCACTTTGCTGCTATACGACTGGCCGGGCAATATCCGGGAACTTGAAAACGCCATTGAGCATGCCTTTGTTTTATGCCAGGAACAAGTTATTCAGCCCGGTCATTTGCCGGATCACCTTATACCGAACGTAAAAAGCAAAACCATCCCCGCGGCAATGACATTGAGGGAACTTGAGAAGCGGGCCATTGAGGAAGCATTAACCCGCAATCACTGGAAAAAGCTGGCCACAGCCCGTGAACTCGGCATTGACAAAAATACCCTCCGCCGTAAGATTCTGCACTTTGACATCCGGGCGCAACATCACTCTTGA
- a CDS encoding c-type cytochrome has translation MKKQSSVMKICSCIFVLFFLAGVFLLTPLSNAGSAAKKKASHQEAFGVYSQNCLSCHDSIADPEKPGRTRDDWHLVVNIMHGYGLDLSNAESEMIIDLLYDLRQGLEKEAG, from the coding sequence ATGAAAAAGCAATCTTCCGTGATGAAAATCTGCAGCTGTATATTCGTGTTGTTTTTTCTGGCCGGTGTTTTTTTACTGACCCCCCTCAGCAACGCCGGTTCGGCGGCCAAAAAGAAAGCATCCCACCAGGAAGCCTTTGGTGTGTATTCCCAAAACTGCCTGTCCTGCCACGATTCGATTGCAGACCCGGAAAAGCCCGGCCGGACCCGGGATGACTGGCACCTGGTGGTCAACATCATGCACGGCTATGGACTCGATCTGAGCAATGCAGAAAGCGAAATGATCATCGACCTGCTCTACGATCTGCGCCAGGGCCTGGAAAAAGAAGCAGGATAG
- a CDS encoding MBL fold metallo-hydrolase: protein MKRRTFLKSIAASGLAASMAGNVMLPRKAEAAKKVDIGAIKDLRIDVLTETSWFDNDVFKKNIMDYGGAMTNQYTIPWEWDNAGGYSALITVTTLEGNERKFLLDTGWNNEWMDYIYEEKSNVGKMLENGDIEFMVLSHWHLDHYWGIESSLKHKPDVTLYVPKTYYPEDMALLKDKAHHKAKNKDTGEMVHICKNDVPHTGKLVMCDPAGENKEGIYRLMPGVAIRNFDVPILLRVRGENVLYFNVKDKGIVTVTGCCHPGILSLFSYARKNFKDYQPYGCYGGLHISLFETWEPKFDDIIKGVNAFQIQKLGCNHCTGWIWAEKAAASGVPVVKGTDKYKEYKKYSTVAKASNVFLTNGDYVTF from the coding sequence ATGAAACGACGCACCTTCCTGAAATCCATAGCCGCCTCCGGGCTGGCTGCATCCATGGCCGGCAACGTTATGCTTCCCCGAAAAGCTGAAGCTGCCAAAAAAGTCGATATCGGAGCCATCAAAGACCTCCGGATTGACGTTCTCACTGAGACCAGCTGGTTTGACAATGATGTTTTCAAAAAAAACATCATGGATTATGGCGGCGCCATGACCAACCAGTACACCATTCCATGGGAATGGGACAATGCCGGGGGTTACAGCGCCCTGATCACGGTCACCACCCTGGAGGGCAATGAGCGCAAATTTTTGCTGGATACCGGCTGGAACAACGAGTGGATGGATTACATCTATGAGGAAAAAAGCAATGTGGGCAAGATGCTTGAAAACGGCGACATTGAGTTTATGGTGTTGTCCCACTGGCATCTGGATCATTACTGGGGCATCGAGTCCAGCCTGAAGCACAAACCAGACGTTACCTTATATGTGCCCAAGACCTATTACCCGGAGGACATGGCCCTTCTGAAAGACAAGGCCCATCACAAGGCCAAAAACAAAGATACCGGAGAAATGGTTCATATCTGCAAAAACGATGTGCCGCACACCGGCAAGCTTGTGATGTGCGATCCGGCCGGTGAAAACAAGGAGGGCATCTATCGGCTCATGCCCGGGGTGGCCATCCGCAACTTTGATGTGCCCATCCTGCTGCGGGTGCGGGGAGAAAACGTGCTTTACTTCAACGTCAAAGACAAGGGAATTGTGACTGTCACGGGCTGCTGCCACCCCGGGATTCTTTCGCTTTTTTCCTACGCGCGCAAAAACTTCAAGGACTACCAGCCTTACGGCTGTTATGGCGGGCTTCATATCAGCCTGTTTGAAACCTGGGAGCCGAAATTTGACGACATTATCAAGGGCGTCAACGCATTTCAGATTCAAAAGCTGGGGTGCAACCACTGCACGGGATGGATCTGGGCCGAAAAGGCGGCGGCTTCCGGTGTTCCGGTCGTCAAGGGCACCGACAAGTATAAGGAGTATAAGAAATATTCGACTGTTGCCAAGGCCAGCAACGTGTTTCTCACCAACGGGGATTACGTCACATTTTAA
- a CDS encoding NifB/NifX family molybdenum-iron cluster-binding protein, with protein sequence MIRLALPIFHKRISPVLDSCERLLIIDIEKENEMDRKEIFINKLALSERIKLLRQLEVSTVICCGVSESMFKMLESCHIHPIAGIAGEVEDVICAFCSKQLNDPKYHMPGYKRPEQAG encoded by the coding sequence ATGATTCGTCTGGCCTTGCCGATTTTTCACAAGCGCATTTCGCCGGTCCTGGACTCGTGCGAACGGCTTTTGATCATAGATATTGAGAAGGAAAACGAGATGGACCGGAAGGAAATTTTTATCAATAAACTGGCACTGTCCGAGCGGATCAAGCTGCTTCGCCAGCTTGAAGTTTCCACGGTGATTTGCTGTGGTGTGAGCGAGAGTATGTTTAAAATGCTGGAAAGCTGTCATATCCACCCGATCGCCGGCATTGCCGGGGAAGTCGAGGATGTCATCTGCGCCTTCTGCTCCAAACAGCTCAACGATCCCAAATACCACATGCCAGGCTATAAGCGTCCGGAACAGGCAGGTTAG